In Canis aureus isolate CA01 chromosome 25, VMU_Caureus_v.1.0, whole genome shotgun sequence, the genomic window GCTGGGGCCACACCTGCCCCCCTCCACACACGCagggtcaggggctgggggagggggtccccgccaacccctccctccccctccctcagaGTCACCCCAGGCCCCTGGCTCTGCCATAAAAACAGGACCCACGCTCCCGCGCCTGCCTCTAAGGGGAGGCCACAGTGAGGAGTCTTACCCAAACCCCCTTCTAGGGACAAGCttgaagaaggggaggaggaggaggatgcagAAGCCAGGGGGCGGGCCGCCGAGTCCCCGTGTCCTGCGCGCCAGGTGGGGCTGGAGCAGAGCCCCACGGGGTAGGTGCGCTCGGAGGGCTGCAGAGGTCACCCGCCCGCCACTCCCTCGGTCCGGCCCACCTGGGGGGCTGCAGGCCCCACCCGCTGCAGGTGCACAGCCCCACCGGCCGGCTCACCTGCGTCGCGCCCGCCGCAAGGGCCCTAGGGGTCGTCCTCGCCTCCGCTGGCGCCGCCGGGCTCGGCCTCGCGGGACGCGCGCCGCTCTCGGGCCAGCGAGGCCGTCAGGCCCTGGGCCCGGAGGAGGAGGCCACCGCCCAGGAACAGGACCCCGCAGAGCACCAGCAGCGACAGCACGCCCAGCACGGCCGCCTGCACGACGCGCGGCCCCTCGGGGGGCTCCAGCGTCCCCCCCGACTGGTTGCAGCAGGAGCTCAGCCAGGTGGCTGGGGCCGCAGCGCCCCCGGGAGCCGTTCATGCTAAGGCGCTGGCTGCCCAGATGTGCGCGGGGAGGGCCAGATGTGCGGGAGCCCAAGCCGGCGGGCGGGCCTCGGCTGCTGCGCAGGGAGGTCCCCAAGGGGGCGGATCCCAGGCCCGTGGCTCCCACCCTGCGCGCAGAGCGCTCTGGCTCCTCCGGTGGGGACTATGGCCCAGGCTCCTTCTTGTCCCGAAGGCCTCCACACCCACGCGTGAGAATCCTGCCCGTGCACCCAACCAGCCAAACCGGGGTCCGGTCCCCAAGGCTTTCCCTGTCCCTTGGCAAAGGAAGTCAAGAGAGCACCTCCCTCAGAACCCTGAAAAAGCCGTTCAGAGTGCTGGAGTGCTGCCCCACTAAGCAAGACACAAGACAAGCAAGGATTTGGGGCGTCCTGGAGCCAAAGGCCCATACTGCCAGGTGGCCCAGGAACAGGAGGCAAAGGAGCAGCCTCCAGGACCTAAGGGGTGCACATCCTTACTCCTCCATCAGTCCTCCTGGGAGCCCCTTGGAGTTGCACAAGCAGGTTAATGCCTCCTTGGGACGGCAGCAAGGggagatggaggggaggggaactTCAAGTCCtaatcccaccccccaccctcacccctcatTTCTTTGCTCAGGCCCGAGGTCCAGATGAGAAAGTGGATTTGAGTCACCAGGGTCCTGTTCCCACCTTGAGTAAACCAGTCC contains:
- the SMIM41 gene encoding small integral membrane protein 41 encodes the protein TAPGGAAAPATWLSSCCNQSGGTLEPPEGPRVVQAAVLGVLSLLVLCGVLFLGGGLLLRAQGLTASLARERRASREAEPGGASGGEDDP